Proteins encoded in a region of the Sparus aurata chromosome 6, fSpaAur1.1, whole genome shotgun sequence genome:
- the LOC115583499 gene encoding cytokine-like protein 1 → MRLGLAALVCLFSSVLLSDCAPPTCYSRAVSLSKEVMTLLDKIHTYHRTKTCAEILPTIFLDVHNACITTKLRDFLYVVLNHPNQYCRERPRMVLLKRKIQNMYTIITRMCYRDLVFFTDDCEAIDTGHSSPHYAEDRLQLLVEDR, encoded by the exons atgaGGCTGGGACTCGCCGCTCTCGTGTGTCTCTTCAGCTCcgtgctgctgtcagactgcgCGCCGCCGACCTGTTACTCCAGAGCGGTCAGCCTGAGCAAAGAAGTCATGACCCTGCTGGATAAGATCCACACGTACCACCGCACG AAAACGTGTGCTGAGATTCTACCTACGATCTTCCTCGATGTGCAC aacGCGTGCATCACAACCAAGCTCCGCGACTTCCTCTACGTGGTGCTGAACCATCCCAACcagtactgcagagagcgtcccaGGATGGTGCTGCTGAAACGTAAAATCCAGAACATGTACACCATCATCACCAGAATGTGTTACCGG GACCTGGTGTTTTTCACAGATGACTGTGAGGCTATTGATACTGGACACAGCAGCCCGCACTACGCAGAGGACAGGCTTCAGCTGCTGGTAGAGGATAGATGA